A genome region from Candidatus Zixiibacteriota bacterium includes the following:
- a CDS encoding YafY family protein — protein MSRHDRLLHILMLLRSPRPLSVARLAQECDVTPRTIYRDIDTISRANYPIYYDNGYRLLPTGSLPPPQFTPEEQGLLRAALDAWPLASTAAYRTTLRRIGAKLNAWQPGGRRQEGLAVRPRSDTDPGLDPRFMGVITCAIEESRALDLKYDSLSSGQSTRRVDPLFIVFRGHAYYLVAFCHKTHEHRLFRLGRIRALAVTSHTFKRDPTVSLERLFRHNWDVYLGAPFTATVRFTGSAARVVAGTRRHPSKHVASTSGGSLLYTVTVNSVEEFGRRILGFGGEARVVSPPALVRWVRRQARETLSAYRQPKS, from the coding sequence ATGTCCCGTCACGACCGTCTACTCCACATCCTGATGCTCTTGCGCTCGCCGCGTCCGCTGTCGGTCGCGCGTCTGGCGCAGGAATGCGACGTCACGCCGCGCACGATCTACCGCGACATCGACACCATCAGCCGCGCGAACTACCCGATCTACTATGACAACGGCTACCGTCTGCTTCCCACCGGTTCCCTGCCGCCGCCGCAGTTCACTCCGGAGGAGCAGGGCCTTCTCCGGGCGGCGCTCGATGCCTGGCCTCTGGCGTCGACCGCTGCGTACCGCACCACGCTGCGCCGCATCGGCGCGAAGCTGAACGCCTGGCAGCCTGGAGGCCGGAGACAGGAGGGCCTGGCGGTCCGGCCACGTTCCGACACCGATCCCGGTCTCGATCCACGCTTCATGGGTGTGATCACGTGCGCCATCGAGGAAAGCCGCGCACTGGATCTGAAGTACGATTCGTTGTCATCCGGACAGAGCACGCGACGTGTCGATCCCCTGTTCATTGTCTTTCGTGGGCACGCGTACTATCTCGTCGCCTTCTGCCATAAGACTCATGAACACCGTTTGTTCCGGCTGGGGCGAATCCGTGCGCTGGCCGTCACCAGCCACACCTTCAAACGCGACCCGACCGTCTCGCTGGAGCGGCTCTTTCGGCACAATTGGGATGTCTACCTCGGGGCTCCATTCACCGCTACGGTCCGCTTCACCGGGAGTGCGGCCCGGGTCGTGGCCGGAACGCGCCGCCATCCTTCCAAACACGTCGCCAGCACGAGCGGCGGCTCGTTGCTCTACACGGTCACCGTGAACTCCGTCGAGGAATTCGGGCGGCGGATCTTGGGATTCGGCGGCGAGGCGCGTGTCGTGTCACCGCCGGCGTTGGTCCGATGGGTCCGTCGTCAGGCGCGGGAAACTCTGTCGGCCTATCGGCAGCCAAAGTCATAG